Part of the Sinomonas atrocyanea genome is shown below.
AGACCTTGACAGCGCGGAAGATGGTGCCCTCGGACTGGATGTCCTGGATGTCCACCATCAGGCCGGAGTAGGCGCCGCCGTTGTCGATCAGCTGGCCAGAGGCGCCGGCGAAGCCCACGAGCTGGCCGTCGTGGAAGATCGGTTCAATGATCGCCACGTCGGGGGAATGGGTGGCGCCGAGGTATGGGTCATTGTGAAGGATGACGTCGCCCTCATGGATGTCGTCGCCGAGGACCGAGATGACGCCCTTGACGATCTTGGGCATGGAGCCCATGAACATCGGCGTGGAGTCGGACTCGGCCAGCACATTGCCGTCCCTGTCGAACAGGCCCGCGCCGAGGTCTTCGGACTCTCGGATGATCGAGGAGTAGGCCATGCGGAACAGCACCGAGGCCATTTCCTTCGCTGCGGAATTCAGCGCGCCGCCTATCACACGCATCAGGATCGGGGTGGCGAGCTTCTCGGCGGTCTGGGTGGCGGCCGGGCACTCGATGACGAGGTTGCCGGCCGGGTCCACGGTTCCGGAGAATCTCGGGGGAACAACAACGGTGGAGTCGTACTGCTCGATGATGGCGGGGCCAACGAAGGTGGTGCCCACTCCCATCTTGTCGCGGTCGTAGAAGCCGGTGTCCACGGTGACGGGCTTGCCATCCTGCTCGAACGTCACCGGGCGGGTCTCCACGAGCGCTTCCGCGAGGGAACCGGACGTCGTCGCTTCCGGCGTGGGCAGCTCGTCCATCACGGCGCTGGCGTCGACGCGGATGTTGATGACTTCCACGGCGCCGTCCTTGAAGCGGTGGCCGTACTCCTCGAAGTGGGCGTCGTGGAAGGAGGCTTCGGCCTTCTCCAGCCAGGCCTGGTCGACCGGCCCTTCGGGTGCAACGAAGCGGATCTCGTACCCCTGACCCTCGTAGCGCGCGTCGGCGAGCCAGACGAGCTTGCGTCGCCCGGCGGGCACGTCCTCGGCGTCGAGCTGCGCGTTGGCCTCCCGCTCCAGCGCCTCGTAGGAGGCCTGAATGGCGGCGGGGTCTGCGTTGGCGAACGTGAACCGTCGGGTCGCGACGAACTCGTACTTCTCGTCGGTGGCCAGCAGGCCCGTGGCGGCAATGATGCCCGGGTGGGCCGGAATCAGCACCTTCGGGACCTCGAGCTCGGCCGCGATCTCGCAGGCGAACAGGGCACCGGCACCGCCGGCGGCGACCAGGGTGAAGTCGCGCGGATCGTAACCGCGGCGTACGGAGTTCTGCTCGATCGCCTGGGTCATGCCGAACTTCTGGATCTGCAGGGCGCCGAGTGCAGCCTCCTCGATGCTCATGTCGAGGCGGTCTGCGACCTTGGCCATCGCGGCCCGGGCGGCGTCGACGTCGAGCTTCATGTCGCCGCCGGCAAGACTGCGACGGGCGCGCATGCGTCCGAGGATGAGCTGGGCGTCGGTCGACGTCGGCTCCGTGCCGCCACGGCCATAGCAGACCGGACCCGGGACGGCGCCCGCCGACTGGGGGCCGACGCGGAAGACCCCTCCGGCGTCGACATAGGCGATGGAGCCACCGCCAGCACCGATGGTGTCGATGTCCACCATGGGCACCATCGCCTGGTGGTCGCCGATCTTGGTGTCCAGCAGGTGGCGCATGCGCAGTTCACCCTGATAGGCGACGCCGATGTCCGCCGAGGTCCCTCCGATGTCCAAGGTGACGACGTTCTCGAAGCCGGACTGGCGACCGGCCCACATGCCCCCGATCAGGCCGCCGACTGGTCCGGACATCATCAGCGTGACGGGCCTCTTGGCGGCCTCTTTGATCGGCACCATGCCGCCTGAGGACTGCATGAGGAGGACCTCGCGCTGGTAACCGAGCGCCCTGACCTGGGAGGCGAGCCGGGCGAGGTACCTGGAAACCTTGGGTCCCACGAAGGCGTTGAGCGCGGTGGTGGAGAACCGCTCGTACTCCCGGTACAGCGGCACGATGTCGCTCGAGAGGGAGAGGTAGGCCTCGGGGAACTCTTCGGCCACGATCTCCCCGATCCGCTGCTCGTGGGCGGGGTTGAGGTAGGAGTGCAGGAGGCAGACCGCGATGGCCTCGACGCCGGCGTCCCTGAGCTGGCGGACGCGCTCGCGGACCTCGTCGGTGTCCAGGGGGATGAGGACATCCCCGTTCGGGGCAGTGACTCGCTCTTTGACGGTGAGACGATGACGGCGCTTGATGAGGGGCTTGGTCTGCCACGGCATGTCCTGCTGGAGCGAGAAGTTGTGCGGCTTCTTGTGCCGAGCGATGTGCAGGATGTCCCGGAAGCCCTCCGTGGTGATCATGCCTACTTCGGCGCCGGTGTGCGTCAGGGCGATGTTCGTCGCCACCGTGGTGCCGTGCACGAGCTGGTCGATCTCGGCGAGGTCGGTGCCGGCTTTGGCGACGAGCCGCTGGAGGCCCTCGATGACGGCCTCAGACGGATCGTGCGGAGTGGAGGGCACCTTCTCGATGACAGCCCTCCCGGCTTCATCGTCGGAGAAGTAGAGGTCGGTGAATGTGCCGCCGACGTCGACGCCGATACGCTTCATGTGGCTTTCCTTTCGATCGCTCCGCCCTGGGGCCGGCGGAAACGGGATGTTGTTGCTTTCCCGTCAAGCTAGTTGGGCGCTGAGCAACGTGGGTTTCGAACAGGTAAGACGTTTCGCACGTGAGCTGAATCACATATGCTGTTGCTGTGCTCCCAAAGTAGTTGCTTGGATAGCACCGCACAAGAGGTCACGCCGAGATGACACAGGACTCTAAGATGAGAGCCACGCACCCGGCCGGAAGAGGAGTGGACCGTGGCAGGACGACCGCGCACCAGTGATGACGCACCCCAGGGGGCGGCGGCGTCCCTTCTCAACGGCCTCGGCGTGCTCGAGGCGTTCTCCATCGAGAAGCCCGTGCTCGGGGTCACGGAGATCGCCCAGAAGGTCGGTCTGCACAAGAGCACCGTCTCGCGGATCCTGACTGGACTCGCCGATGCCGGCTACGTGCAGCGCGACGAGGCCACCGGGAGATACCGGCTCGGGCTCGGCCTGCTCGCCCTCTCCGGACCGCTCCTGGCCGACCTCGACGTGCGGCGGGCGGCGCTTCCCTACCTCGAGGACCTCACCGAGCGGACGGGGGAGACGAGCGCGCTCGCGGTGTGGAACGGCCAGGAGGCTGTTGTCGTCGAGCAGGTTCCGAGCCCGCACCAGGTCAAGCACACCGCGTCGATCGGGACGCGGTACAACAAGTTCGCCTCGTCGTCAGTGCGGGTGTTCCTCGCGGGTCTGGCCGAGGGCGCTGTGCGCGAACTGATCGGCTCGGGCGCCGTGCTGGTGGGTGCGCCCTACGACAGCGACGCTGCGGCGGCGGCAGAGCTCGCCGCGGTGGAGAAGGCGGGCGTGGCTGTCAATGACGGGGCGACGACCCCCGAGGAATTCGGTGTCTCGGCGCCCGTGTGGGATTACCGGGGGCGCATGGCCGGATGCGTGACGGCATCCGCTCCCCGCACACGCGTGCAGGGCGAGGTCGCGGCCGAGCTCGCCGCGGCGGTGATGGAGGCGGCTGCCGGCGTCTCGGCCCGCCTCGGGTACGGGGCGAAGCGCGCCGCGGAGGCCTGACCCGGCCCCCGCGTACCCGGAAACCGAAATGGGCCGCGAGATGCGTACCCGGAACCCGAAAAGGGCCACGAGATGCGTACCCGAAACGGGGAGGGCGGGGGAGGGGCGGGGTCAGAGGACGGTGCGGATCGTCGCCTCGAAGCTCGTGACGTGCTCGAGTGCCAGGCGGCTTGCGGCCTCGACGTCGCCGTCGGCGATCGCGCGCAGCAGCTCGGCGTGCTCGTGGATGTGCCCGGCCACCGAAGGGACCTTGTCCAGGACCAGGCACCAGATGCGGGTCGCGAGGTTGTCGTAGCGGATGAGGGCATCCGTGAGGTGCGGGTTGCCGGCGGCGGCGTAGATGAGCCGGTGCACCGTGATGTCGTAGCGCATGAGCTCGCGCTGGTCGATCGGCTCGCGCAGGGCCTCGATGGCGTCCGCGGTCTCCCGCAGCCGGGTCCTCATCGCCGCTGAGGCGTCCCGGGCCGCCCGCCGGGCCGCGAGCGGCTCGAGCTGCTCGCGGATCTCCGAGACGTCGGCCAGCTCGGTGATGTCCACGGCGGTCGCGAACGTGCCGCGGCGCGGGTAGGAGACCACGAGGCGGTCCACCTCGAGCCGCTTGAGCGCCTCGCGCACGGGGGTGCGCCCCACGCCGAGCTCCGCGGCGAGCGCCGTGTCGTTGATGGGCGCGCCCGGCTTGATCTCGAGCATGATCAGCCGGTCGCGGAGTGTCAGGTACGCCTGCTCCGCCAGCGAGACCGCCGACGCCGCATCCTCCAGTGCTGTGACCGTCACCTTCCGCCTCCTTCCGGGACTGCTTGACTCCGTGTGATCTCAACCATACTATCGATCGCAGAACTAATATATCAGTTGATTATTAGTCAGATATCAACGTCGATGTCAGACCGAAGGAGGCATGATGGAGAACCTTCTCGATCTCCCACTGACCCAGGCCGACCCCGAGGTGGCCGAGGCCATCGCCGCCGAGCTCCGCCGGCAGCAGGGAACGCTCGAGATGATCGCGAGCGAGAACTTCGCGCCCACGGCTGTCATGGAGGCCCAGGGCTCCGTGCTGACGAACAAGTACGCCGAGGGGTACCCGGGCAAGCGCTACTACGGCGGCTGCGAGCACGTGGACGTCATCGAGCAGCTCGCGATCGACCGGGCCAAGGCCCTGTTCGGCGCCGAGTTCGCCAACGTCCAGCCCCACTCGGGCGCCCAGGCCAACGCCGCCGCCATGCACGCGCTCATCACCCCGGGCGACACGATCATGGGCCTCGACCTCGCCCACGGCGGCCACCTCACGCACGGGATGAAGATCAACTTCTCCGGCAAGCTCTACAAGGTGGTCCCGTACCAGGTGTCCGAGAAGGACCACCGGATCGACATGGCCGAGGTCGAGCGCCTCGCCGAGGAGCACCGGCCCCAGCTCATGATCGCGGGCTGGTCCGCCTACAGCCGCCAGCTGGACTTCGCCGAGTTCCGCCGCATCGCGGACAAGGTAGGTGCGTTCCTTCTCGTGGACATGAGCCACTTCGCCGGCCTCGTGGCCACCGGCCTGCACCCGAACCCGGTCCCGCACGCCCACGTCACCACCACGACGACGCACAAGACCTTGGGCGGCCCGCGTGGCGGGATCATCCTCACCAACGATCCCGCGATCGCCAAGAAGGTCAACTCGGCCGTGTTCCCGGGCCAGCAGGGCGGCCCCCTCGAACACGTGATCGCCGGCAAGGCCGTGGCCTTCAAGTTCGCCGCGACCGAGGGGTTCGCCGACCGGCAGCGCCGCACCCTCGAGGGCGCCCGCATCCTCGCCGACCGGCTCACCCAGCCGGACCTCGCGAAGGCGGGGATCGGCGTCGTCAACGGTGGCACCGACGTCCACCTGGTCCTCGTGGACCTGCGGAACTCCGAGCTGGACGGCCAGCAGGGTGAGGACCGTCTCCACCGGATCGGCATCACCGTGAACCGCAACGCCGTCCCGTTCGACCCGCGCCCCCCGATGGTCTCCTCCGGGCTGCGGATCGGCACCCCGGCGCTGGCGACCCGCGGGTTCGGCGCCGCCGAGTTCACCGAGGTCGCCGACATCATCGCGGCAGCCCTGGCTCCCGAGTTCGACGACGAGCTCGCGGCCTCGCTGCGCTCCCGCGTGGCGGTCCTCGCCGACAAGCACCCCCTCTACCCGAACCTGACCCCGGCCGAGTCCGGGGCCTCCACCGAGAACGGAGCCCAGTGATGGCGGACCTCCTGCCCGAACACCCGGACTTCCTCTGGCGCAACCCGGACCCGAAGCCCTCCTACGACGCCGTGATCGTCGGCGGCGGCGGCCACGGCCTCGCCACGGCGTACTACCTCGCGGCCCACCACGGCATGACCAACATCGCCGTCCTCGAGCGCGGCTGGCTCGCCGGCGGCAACATGGCCCGGAACACGACGATCATCCGCTCGAACTACCTGTGGGACGAGTCCGCGGCGATCTACGAGCACTCCCTGAAGCTGTGGGAGGCCCTTCCCGACGAGCTCGAGTACGACTTCCTGTTCAGCCAGCGCGGCGTCATGAACCTCGCGCACACGCTCCAGGACGTGCGCGAGTCGGTCCGCCGCGTCGGGGCCAACAAGCTCAACGGCGTGGACGCCGAGTGGCTCGACGCCGACCAGGTCAAGGAACTCTGCCCGATCATCAACACCAGCGAGGACATCCGCTACCCCGTCCTCGGCGCGACGTACCAGCCGCGCGCGGGCATCGCCAAGCACGACCACGTGGCATGGGCGTTCGCCCGCAAGGCGGACGAGCTCGGCGTCGACATCATCCAGAACTGCGAGGTGACCGGCTTCGTCAAGGACGGCAACCGCGTGGTGGGCGTGAAGACGAACCGCGGCACCATCAACACCGGCAAGGTGGCGCTCTGCGCCGCCGGCCACTCGAGCGTCCTCGCCAAGCTCGCCGGCTTCGACCTGCCGATCCAGTCCCACCCGCTCCAGGCGCTCGTCTCCGAGCTCCACGAGAAGGTCCACCCCACGGTGGTCATGTCCAACCACGTCCACGTGTACGTCTCCCAGGCGCACAAGGGCGAGCTCGTCATGGGCGCCGGCATCGACTCGTACAACGGCTACGGCCAGCGCGGCGCGTTCCACGTCATCGAGGAGCAGATGGCCGCGGCCGTCGAGCTGTTCCCGATCTTCGCCCGCGCCCACCTGCTGCGCACCTGGGGCGGCATCGTGGACGTCACCCTCGACGCGTCCCCGATCGTGGGCAAGGCTCCGGTCGAGAACATGTACGTCAACTGCGGCTGGGGCACCGGCGGCTTCAAGGGAACCCCCGGTGCCGGCTGGACCATGGCCCACACGATCGCCACCGGCGAGCCGCACGCCCTCAACCTGCCCTTCGCCCTCGAGCGCTTCGAGACCGGCGCCCTCATCGACGAGCACGGCGCCGCAGCCGTCGCCCACTGAGCGAGACAAACACAGCCCCGAAAGGAGCACGAGCATGCTGCTCATCACCTGCCCGAACTGCGGGCCGCGGGACGAGACCGAGTTCCACTACGGCGGCCAGGCCCACATCGCCTACCCCGAGAACCCCGCTGAGCTCACCGACGCCGAGTGGTCCCGGTACCTCTTCTACCGGGAGAACCCCAAGGGCGCCTTCGCCGAGCGCTGGGTCCACACCGGCGGCTGCCGCAAGTGGTTCAACGCCGTCCGCGACACCGTCACCTACGAGTTCAAGAGCATCTACACGGGCGCCGCACCGGCGGCGACCGGCGCAGCTGCAGCAGCCACGAATGGAGGCCAGAAGTGAGCCCCGCATCCCAGAGCCACCGTCTCCCCGCCGAGAAGGCGCAGGGCGCGCGGATCGACCGCGAGAAGGCCCTGCGGTTCACCGTGGACGGGACAGAGTACACGGGCTTCGCCGGCGACACCGTCGCCTCGGCCCTGCTCGCGCACGGCGTCATCGAGACCGCCCCGTCCATGTACCTGGGACGCCCGCGCGGCATCCTCGCCGCCGGCGTCGAGGAGCCCAACGCCCTGCTCAAGGTCCTCCAGCGCGGTGCCGGCGGCGTCGACGAGTCGATGCTCCCCGCCCCCATCGTCGAGCTCACCGACGGCCTGGCCGCCCAGTACCTCGCGGGCCTCGGGCAGCTCGATCCGCGCAAGGACGAGGCGCTGTACGACAAGAAGCACGTCCACACCGACGTCCTCGTGGTCGGCGGCGGCCCCTCCGGCCTCACCGCGGCGCGCGAGGCGGCCAGGACCGGCGCCCGCGTGATCCTCATCGACGACCAGCCGGAGCTGGGCGGGTCGCTGCTCTCCGCCCCCGCGGAGACGGTCGACGGCGTGCCCGCGCCCGAGTGGGTCGCGGCGGCCGCCGCCGAGCTCGCCGCGGGGGACGAGGTCACGGTCCTGACGCGCACGAACGCGTTCGGCTCCTACGACTCGAACTACATCGTGGCCCTCGAGTCGCGCACCGACCACCTCGGCACCGAGCGTGCGCGCGAGCTGGACGCCCAGGGCGTCTCGCGCCAGCGGCTCTGGCACATCCGCGCCGCCCAGGTGGTCCTCGCGACCGGCGCCCACGAGCGCCCGATCGTGTTCGCCGACAACGACCGCCCGGGCATCATGCTCGCCTCGGCCGCGCGGACCTACCTCAACCGTTACGGCGTGCGCCCCGGCTCCGCCGCGGTCGTCTTCACCACCAACGACTCGGCCTACGCCACGGCCCTCGACCTGGCCGCGGCCGGCGTACCCGTCGGAGCCGTCGTCGACGCCCGGGCCGAGAAGACCGAGGCCGCGCTCGCGGCCGAGGCCGCCGGCATCCGCGTCATCTCCGGCTCCGCGGTGAGCGGCACCGAGGCGGGCGCCGGCACGCGGCTGGGCGCCGTCGTCGTCCGCGGGCTCAGCGCCGCCGGCGACGGAACAGCCGAGCTGACCGGCGAGGCCGAGCGGATCGAGGCGGACCTCCTGGCCGTCTCGGGCGGCTGGAGCCCCGTGGTGCACCTGTTCAGCCAGCGGCAGGGCAAGCTGCGCTGGGACGAGGACCTCGCGGGGTTCGTCCCCGCCGGCACGGTCGAGGCGCAGCAGGTCGTGGGCTCGGCCCGCGGCTCCTACGCCACGGCGGACGTCGTGTCCGAGGGCGCCCACGCCGGCGCCGTCGCGGCCTTCAACGCGGGCTTCATCACCGAGGCCGGCCAGCACGCCACCGCGGTGTCCTCCCACCCGGCC
Proteins encoded:
- a CDS encoding hydantoinase B/oxoprolinase family protein; the protein is MKRIGVDVGGTFTDLYFSDDEAGRAVIEKVPSTPHDPSEAVIEGLQRLVAKAGTDLAEIDQLVHGTTVATNIALTHTGAEVGMITTEGFRDILHIARHKKPHNFSLQQDMPWQTKPLIKRRHRLTVKERVTAPNGDVLIPLDTDEVRERVRQLRDAGVEAIAVCLLHSYLNPAHEQRIGEIVAEEFPEAYLSLSSDIVPLYREYERFSTTALNAFVGPKVSRYLARLASQVRALGYQREVLLMQSSGGMVPIKEAAKRPVTLMMSGPVGGLIGGMWAGRQSGFENVVTLDIGGTSADIGVAYQGELRMRHLLDTKIGDHQAMVPMVDIDTIGAGGGSIAYVDAGGVFRVGPQSAGAVPGPVCYGRGGTEPTSTDAQLILGRMRARRSLAGGDMKLDVDAARAAMAKVADRLDMSIEEAALGALQIQKFGMTQAIEQNSVRRGYDPRDFTLVAAGGAGALFACEIAAELEVPKVLIPAHPGIIAATGLLATDEKYEFVATRRFTFANADPAAIQASYEALEREANAQLDAEDVPAGRRKLVWLADARYEGQGYEIRFVAPEGPVDQAWLEKAEASFHDAHFEEYGHRFKDGAVEVINIRVDASAVMDELPTPEATTSGSLAEALVETRPVTFEQDGKPVTVDTGFYDRDKMGVGTTFVGPAIIEQYDSTVVVPPRFSGTVDPAGNLVIECPAATQTAEKLATPILMRVIGGALNSAAKEMASVLFRMAYSSIIRESEDLGAGLFDRDGNVLAESDSTPMFMGSMPKIVKGVISVLGDDIHEGDVILHNDPYLGATHSPDVAIIEPIFHDGQLVGFAGASGQLIDNGGAYSGLMVDIQDIQSEGTIFRAVKVYEKGVRQESLIRHILNNTRTPTSNEGDFQAMIAACELAKARYLALIERYGFDAVRDAGQSWIDYSERMLRQEIAKIPDGVYETEVGYLDDDGRNYGKKLPIAVKVIVQGDEITYDLTGSSEQVPTAYNCAFEGTTVSAFTFITRMMFLDEVAFPVFVPQNEGMLKPLKVIAPEGTIFNPKYPAATFSRFSQVQRAVDLALRALAPVIPDRVTAGNSAHIHFISYSGWDEKQGEYWVYLEVNEGSYGARATSDGPDSVDNLIANTRNNPIEELEWRFPMRTDRYELRPEPAAAGEFRGGIGIVRENTFLTDTVITCEGERHESDVPWGACGGHEGLNGSLVKNPGRAGEESWPSKVTGRQLLAGDSLQITVPSGGGFGDPHRRDPEKVLEDVLDGFTTLEAAERDYGVVIDPARMTVDAARTAERRSPTTIYATV
- the glyA gene encoding serine hydroxymethyltransferase, which codes for MMENLLDLPLTQADPEVAEAIAAELRRQQGTLEMIASENFAPTAVMEAQGSVLTNKYAEGYPGKRYYGGCEHVDVIEQLAIDRAKALFGAEFANVQPHSGAQANAAAMHALITPGDTIMGLDLAHGGHLTHGMKINFSGKLYKVVPYQVSEKDHRIDMAEVERLAEEHRPQLMIAGWSAYSRQLDFAEFRRIADKVGAFLLVDMSHFAGLVATGLHPNPVPHAHVTTTTTHKTLGGPRGGIILTNDPAIAKKVNSAVFPGQQGGPLEHVIAGKAVAFKFAATEGFADRQRRTLEGARILADRLTQPDLAKAGIGVVNGGTDVHLVLVDLRNSELDGQQGEDRLHRIGITVNRNAVPFDPRPPMVSSGLRIGTPALATRGFGAAEFTEVADIIAAALAPEFDDELAASLRSRVAVLADKHPLYPNLTPAESGASTENGAQ
- a CDS encoding GntR family transcriptional regulator; amino-acid sequence: MTVTALEDAASAVSLAEQAYLTLRDRLIMLEIKPGAPINDTALAAELGVGRTPVREALKRLEVDRLVVSYPRRGTFATAVDITELADVSEIREQLEPLAARRAARDASAAMRTRLRETADAIEALREPIDQRELMRYDITVHRLIYAAAGNPHLTDALIRYDNLATRIWCLVLDKVPSVAGHIHEHAELLRAIADGDVEAASRLALEHVTSFEATIRTVL
- a CDS encoding sarcosine oxidase subunit beta family protein, which codes for MADLLPEHPDFLWRNPDPKPSYDAVIVGGGGHGLATAYYLAAHHGMTNIAVLERGWLAGGNMARNTTIIRSNYLWDESAAIYEHSLKLWEALPDELEYDFLFSQRGVMNLAHTLQDVRESVRRVGANKLNGVDAEWLDADQVKELCPIINTSEDIRYPVLGATYQPRAGIAKHDHVAWAFARKADELGVDIIQNCEVTGFVKDGNRVVGVKTNRGTINTGKVALCAAGHSSVLAKLAGFDLPIQSHPLQALVSELHEKVHPTVVMSNHVHVYVSQAHKGELVMGAGIDSYNGYGQRGAFHVIEEQMAAAVELFPIFARAHLLRTWGGIVDVTLDASPIVGKAPVENMYVNCGWGTGGFKGTPGAGWTMAHTIATGEPHALNLPFALERFETGALIDEHGAAAVAH
- a CDS encoding IclR family transcriptional regulator; the encoded protein is MAGRPRTSDDAPQGAAASLLNGLGVLEAFSIEKPVLGVTEIAQKVGLHKSTVSRILTGLADAGYVQRDEATGRYRLGLGLLALSGPLLADLDVRRAALPYLEDLTERTGETSALAVWNGQEAVVVEQVPSPHQVKHTASIGTRYNKFASSSVRVFLAGLAEGAVRELIGSGAVLVGAPYDSDAAAAAELAAVEKAGVAVNDGATTPEEFGVSAPVWDYRGRMAGCVTASAPRTRVQGEVAAELAAAVMEAAAGVSARLGYGAKRAAEA
- a CDS encoding sarcosine oxidase subunit delta — its product is MLLITCPNCGPRDETEFHYGGQAHIAYPENPAELTDAEWSRYLFYRENPKGAFAERWVHTGGCRKWFNAVRDTVTYEFKSIYTGAAPAATGAAAAATNGGQK